In one Spirosoma rigui genomic region, the following are encoded:
- a CDS encoding sensor histidine kinase, producing MNQLLDFLRRLTDTSDWPPRWYCGNWTDFHGWLYIVSDLTIWLAYMAIPLILIRFVILKKGVPLPSVFILFGAFILLCGATHLVDALMFWWPAYRFNALIRFLTGVVSVATVVALIRYFKEAVGLRTSREFERELLFRQQAVQELSRSNQELQQFAYVASHDLQSPLKTIVNYLTLLESRYGHQLDPDGHKLIDTSTAAAGRMRTLINDLLDFSRVGSVAEFEPVDLNSLIAEIIEEHQDDIRSANATLDIGPLPTLTAHRTDLKQVFQNLITNGLKYRRPDVDTRLRISATDLGAQYQFSVADNGIGIEPQYYERVFQIFQRLHGRGHYPGTGIGLATCKKVIDIYGGKIWVASEPNVGSTFYLTIPKKIKTVQHYAETDQLHPVN from the coding sequence ATGAATCAACTTTTAGATTTTTTACGGCGGCTGACCGACACCAGCGACTGGCCTCCCCGTTGGTATTGTGGTAACTGGACCGATTTTCACGGGTGGCTTTATATCGTCTCTGACCTGACCATCTGGCTGGCCTACATGGCTATTCCCCTTATACTGATCCGGTTCGTTATTTTGAAGAAAGGGGTTCCTCTACCGAGTGTTTTCATTCTGTTTGGGGCATTTATCCTCCTTTGCGGAGCAACGCACCTTGTCGATGCGCTCATGTTCTGGTGGCCAGCCTACCGATTCAATGCCCTCATCCGGTTCCTGACCGGTGTGGTGTCGGTGGCTACGGTTGTCGCACTGATCCGGTATTTTAAAGAAGCAGTGGGGCTGCGTACGTCCCGAGAGTTTGAGCGGGAACTCCTGTTCCGGCAACAGGCAGTTCAGGAACTGAGCCGATCTAACCAGGAACTTCAGCAGTTTGCCTACGTAGCATCCCACGACCTGCAGTCGCCCCTCAAAACCATCGTTAATTACCTGACGCTGCTGGAAAGTAGATACGGGCATCAGCTGGACCCCGATGGTCATAAGCTGATCGACACGTCGACGGCTGCGGCCGGCCGTATGCGTACACTCATTAACGACCTGCTCGATTTCTCCCGGGTAGGCTCCGTGGCGGAGTTTGAGCCGGTCGATCTGAACAGCCTGATTGCTGAGATCATCGAAGAGCACCAGGACGATATTCGGTCGGCCAATGCGACTTTGGATATAGGCCCGCTGCCTACCCTGACGGCGCATCGAACGGATCTGAAGCAGGTGTTTCAAAACCTGATAACCAACGGCCTCAAATACCGTCGTCCCGACGTTGATACCCGGCTGCGAATCTCCGCAACCGACCTGGGAGCGCAGTACCAGTTTAGCGTGGCCGACAATGGCATTGGTATCGAACCTCAGTACTACGAGCGGGTTTTCCAGATCTTCCAGCGCCTGCATGGCCGCGGCCATTATCCCGGTACGGGTATAGGGCTTGCCACCTGCAAAAAAGTTATTGACATCTACGGAGGCAAAATCTGGGTCGCTAGTGAGCCTAATGTTGGTTCAACCTTTTACCTAACCATACCTAAAAAAATTAAAACGGTTCAACATTATGCCGAAACCGATCAGTTGCATCCTGTTAATTGA
- a CDS encoding response regulator yields MPKPISCILLIDDDPDDNFFHRIVIEESGLCSTVRVAENGRDALAYLTGTDQAEYVRPDVIFLDINMPGMNGFEFLVQYQKLTEDQKSRLVLLMLTTSLSITDQQQAALSGEVAGYYTKPLTTAIIAEIVEKHFG; encoded by the coding sequence ATGCCGAAACCGATCAGTTGCATCCTGTTAATTGACGACGATCCCGACGATAATTTCTTTCACCGGATTGTTATAGAGGAATCAGGTTTGTGTAGTACGGTACGGGTGGCCGAAAATGGCCGCGATGCGCTGGCGTACCTCACGGGGACTGATCAGGCGGAGTATGTACGACCCGATGTCATCTTTCTGGACATCAACATGCCGGGAATGAATGGGTTCGAGTTTCTAGTCCAGTACCAGAAGCTGACCGAAGATCAGAAAAGCCGTTTGGTATTACTTATGTTGACAACCTCACTGAGTATAACCGACCAGCAACAGGCCGCTCTGTCGGGCGAAGTGGCTGGATACTATACCAAACCGCTGACAACGGCGATCATTGCGGAAATTGTTGAAAAGCACTTTGGGTAA
- a CDS encoding methylated-DNA--[protein]-cysteine S-methyltransferase → MTICLPSPVGLVRITGTETGVTAITCLNEPDPAVAHAGPVADPVQRAFDQLADYFAGTRQVFDFPLAPVGTTFQQSVWKALLTIPFGTTLSYRTLARQLGDEKAIRAVAAANGRNPLAIVIPCHRVIGSDGSLTGYAGGLWRKQWLLEHEDALPGYKTGQMRLF, encoded by the coding sequence ATGACCATCTGCCTGCCATCGCCGGTCGGGCTCGTCCGCATTACCGGTACTGAAACCGGCGTGACGGCCATTACGTGTCTGAACGAACCCGACCCGGCGGTTGCGCATGCCGGGCCGGTAGCCGATCCTGTACAGCGGGCGTTTGACCAGCTGGCCGACTACTTTGCCGGCACACGCCAGGTCTTCGATTTTCCCCTGGCTCCCGTGGGTACTACCTTCCAGCAGTCGGTCTGGAAGGCTTTACTGACTATCCCGTTCGGAACGACTCTGTCTTATCGGACATTAGCCCGGCAACTGGGCGATGAGAAAGCCATCCGGGCGGTAGCCGCTGCCAACGGGCGAAATCCGCTGGCCATAGTCATTCCCTGCCACCGGGTTATCGGGTCCGATGGTTCACTGACGGGCTACGCGGGTGGCCTGTGGCGCAAGCAGTGGCTGCTTGAACATGAAGACGCCCTGCCGGGGTACAAAACCGGTCAGATGCGCCTATTCTGA
- a CDS encoding MBL fold metallo-hydrolase, whose translation MSFSLRLLLFAGSVLLVNACAPRYHGPVTNHFTGKKFINPGSTERTSGSVLEWLLHRDKGPWPEQPDAYVGAKPAKRVEGDSLVVTFVNHSTFLIQTNGLNILTDPVWSDRVGPTSWLGVKRRRPPGLRFADLPPIDVVLLSHCHYDHLDLPTLRQLVKATDPLFVTPLGVSYLVKRAGGRVTRELDWNDTLRINDKLRLTCTEARHFSNRGLGDRDKTLWAGYLLHMSYGTLYFCGDSGYGAHFSRIGEQARQSSSGPIKLALLPIGSYRPEWFMAPVHVSPASAVRVLVDLKASQALGIHFGTFQQGDDGLLEPAQDLQKALEVLHVRPDRFLVPTEGKPMVFK comes from the coding sequence ATGTCTTTTTCGCTACGTCTGTTGCTTTTTGCTGGAAGTGTCTTGCTGGTCAATGCCTGCGCACCTCGCTATCACGGGCCGGTCACGAACCATTTCACCGGCAAAAAATTTATTAACCCCGGTAGTACCGAACGGACATCGGGCAGCGTACTGGAATGGCTGCTGCACCGCGATAAGGGACCCTGGCCCGAACAACCCGATGCGTACGTTGGAGCCAAACCGGCGAAGCGGGTGGAGGGCGATAGTCTGGTCGTTACGTTTGTGAACCACTCAACTTTTTTGATTCAGACCAATGGGCTCAACATCCTGACCGATCCGGTCTGGTCGGACCGGGTAGGGCCTACGTCGTGGCTGGGTGTCAAACGCCGTCGTCCCCCAGGACTGCGGTTTGCCGACCTTCCCCCCATTGATGTCGTCCTGTTAAGCCACTGCCATTACGATCACCTCGATTTACCAACGCTTCGCCAGCTCGTGAAAGCAACTGACCCGCTATTTGTGACGCCACTGGGTGTTTCCTATCTGGTAAAACGGGCGGGCGGCCGCGTAACGCGCGAACTGGACTGGAACGACACGTTGCGGATAAATGACAAGTTGCGTTTAACCTGTACGGAAGCCCGGCATTTCAGTAACCGCGGGCTAGGCGACCGTGACAAAACGCTTTGGGCCGGGTATCTGCTTCACATGAGCTACGGCACCCTGTATTTCTGTGGAGATAGCGGCTACGGAGCCCATTTTAGCCGAATCGGTGAGCAGGCTCGACAGTCATCGTCCGGTCCCATAAAGCTGGCTTTGCTGCCCATTGGGTCGTACCGACCGGAGTGGTTCATGGCCCCCGTTCACGTTTCCCCCGCGAGTGCCGTACGGGTGCTGGTCGACCTGAAAGCCAGCCAGGCGCTGGGTATCCATTTCGGTACGTTTCAGCAGGGCGACGACGGATTACTGGAACCCGCCCAGGACCTACAGAAGGCCCTGGAAGTACTGCACGTGCGGCCCGACCGGTTCCTGGTGCCCACGGAAGGAAAGCCAATGGTTTTCAAATAA
- a CDS encoding pyridoxal phosphate-dependent aminotransferase — protein MEILKSDRLTHLKYDIRGPVYEKALELESQGYKIISLNIGNPATFGFDAPDEIVHDIILNIRNAQGYADSRGLFAARKAVMHHTQNIGLPGVTINDIYIGNGVSELIMLSMQALLNEGDEVLIPSPDYPLWTASVAFCGGKPVHYVCDEADNWNPDLADMERKITPRTRAIVVINPNNPTGAVYKKSVLEGIAQLAERHKLIVFSDEIYDRILYDGAVHYPIAKMVHDTLCITMGGLSKNYRAAGFRGGWLILSGARHRAKSYIEGLTLLASMRLCANVPTQYAIQTALGGYQSINDLVIPAGRLYKQIMLAYERMIAIPGITCNKPSGALYIFPKIDLTQFRLADDDEFVLNLLIEQKVLVVAGSGFNYTTNDHFRIVCLPTVDELTVALDRIEAFLESRRIQQPELAELVP, from the coding sequence ATGGAAATACTGAAAAGTGATCGGCTTACACATCTGAAATACGATATCCGGGGGCCGGTCTACGAAAAAGCCCTCGAACTCGAGAGCCAGGGCTATAAAATTATAAGTCTGAACATCGGCAATCCGGCCACCTTCGGCTTCGACGCGCCCGATGAAATTGTCCACGATATTATCCTGAACATCCGCAATGCGCAGGGCTATGCCGACTCGCGGGGGCTGTTTGCCGCCCGTAAGGCGGTTATGCACCACACGCAGAATATTGGTCTGCCGGGTGTGACCATCAATGATATATACATTGGCAACGGGGTGAGTGAACTCATCATGCTGTCCATGCAGGCGCTGCTGAACGAGGGGGACGAAGTGCTCATCCCGTCGCCCGATTATCCGCTCTGGACGGCGTCAGTGGCCTTTTGCGGGGGCAAACCCGTTCACTACGTATGCGACGAGGCCGACAACTGGAACCCCGATCTGGCCGACATGGAGCGCAAGATCACCCCCCGTACGCGGGCCATTGTGGTTATCAACCCAAACAACCCGACGGGTGCCGTCTACAAAAAATCGGTTTTAGAGGGGATTGCCCAGCTGGCTGAGCGCCACAAGCTTATCGTGTTCTCCGACGAGATATACGACCGGATTTTATACGATGGTGCCGTGCATTACCCCATTGCGAAGATGGTCCACGATACGCTTTGCATTACCATGGGAGGCTTATCGAAAAACTACCGGGCGGCTGGTTTCCGGGGTGGCTGGCTGATTCTGAGTGGCGCGCGGCACCGCGCCAAATCCTACATCGAAGGGCTTACCCTGCTGGCCTCTATGCGGCTTTGCGCCAACGTACCCACTCAGTATGCCATTCAAACGGCACTTGGCGGTTACCAGAGTATCAACGATCTGGTCATTCCAGCAGGACGGCTGTATAAGCAGATTATGCTGGCCTACGAGCGCATGATTGCCATCCCCGGCATTACCTGTAACAAGCCTAGTGGAGCGCTGTACATTTTCCCGAAAATCGACCTGACGCAGTTTCGCCTGGCCGATGACGATGAGTTTGTGCTCAATCTGCTCATTGAACAGAAAGTACTGGTCGTGGCCGGCAGTGGGTTTAACTACACCACCAACGACCACTTCCGTATCGTCTGCCTGCCCACCGTCGATGAACTGACGGTGGCCCTGGACCGCATTGAAGCCTTTCTGGAAAGTCGCCGGATTCAGCAACCCGAACTGGCAGAACTGGTGCCGTAG
- the rpiB gene encoding ribose 5-phosphate isomerase B encodes MPHHIAIGADHAGFAYKEHIKTWLEANGYTITDYGTHSADSADYADFAHPVALAVESGQADRGVLVCGSGEGVSMTANKHQGIRAALVWQPAVAELTRQHNDANVLCLPERFISLDDALRSVHLFLTTAFEGGRHQRRVDKMMC; translated from the coding sequence ATGCCCCATCACATCGCCATCGGCGCGGACCACGCCGGTTTTGCCTACAAAGAACACATTAAGACCTGGCTGGAAGCAAACGGCTATACCATTACTGATTACGGTACCCACTCGGCAGATTCAGCCGACTATGCTGATTTTGCTCACCCCGTCGCGCTGGCGGTTGAAAGCGGACAGGCCGACCGGGGTGTGCTGGTTTGTGGCAGTGGCGAGGGTGTATCCATGACGGCGAATAAACACCAGGGCATCCGGGCGGCCCTCGTCTGGCAGCCCGCCGTAGCGGAGCTTACCCGCCAGCACAACGACGCGAACGTACTGTGCCTGCCCGAGCGGTTTATTTCGCTCGATGATGCGCTGCGATCCGTCCACCTGTTTCTGACAACAGCCTTTGAGGGTGGACGACACCAGCGTCGGGTCGATAAGATGATGTGCTGA
- a CDS encoding LOG family protein codes for MESTKENLQRSETQSTERIAQDLPKRDELLLTPDEQRIKDAFQDHNWNEIKTADSWVIFKVMAEFVEGFDKLAKIGPCVSVFGSARTKPDNPYYKMTEEIAAKLVRHGYGVITGGGPGIMEAGNKGAFEQGGKSVGLNIVLPFEQHSNIYIDPDKSINFDFFFVRKVMFVKYAQGFVVMPGGMGTLDELFEAITLIQTRKIARFPIVLVGRSYWQGLIDWITDVMLGQEHNINPEDMKLISIVDTPTEAVKVIDDFYSKYLLKPNF; via the coding sequence ATGGAATCAACAAAAGAGAATTTGCAACGCTCTGAAACGCAGAGCACAGAACGTATTGCCCAGGATTTACCCAAGCGCGACGAATTACTCCTAACCCCCGACGAACAACGTATCAAAGACGCTTTTCAGGACCATAACTGGAATGAAATCAAGACGGCCGATTCATGGGTAATTTTTAAAGTGATGGCCGAGTTTGTCGAAGGCTTCGACAAACTGGCTAAAATAGGCCCCTGCGTGTCGGTATTCGGATCGGCCCGCACCAAGCCTGACAACCCGTATTATAAAATGACCGAAGAGATTGCTGCCAAACTCGTGCGGCACGGCTACGGCGTCATTACGGGGGGCGGCCCAGGTATTATGGAAGCGGGCAACAAAGGTGCCTTTGAACAAGGCGGTAAATCGGTTGGGTTGAACATTGTGCTGCCGTTTGAACAGCACAGTAACATTTACATCGACCCCGACAAGAGCATCAACTTCGACTTCTTCTTTGTCCGGAAGGTAATGTTCGTCAAATACGCGCAGGGCTTTGTGGTTATGCCCGGCGGTATGGGTACGCTCGATGAGCTATTCGAAGCTATTACGTTGATCCAGACCCGGAAGATTGCCCGTTTCCCGATCGTGCTGGTCGGGCGTTCGTACTGGCAGGGACTGATCGACTGGATTACCGACGTCATGCTGGGTCAGGAGCACAACATCAACCCTGAGGATATGAAGCTGATCAGTATCGTTGACACCCCAACCGAAGCGGTTAAGGTGATTGATGATTTCTACAGCAAATACCTCTTGAAGCCTAACTTCTAA
- the dnaB gene encoding replicative DNA helicase, with the protein MENNARPNQHLRKPSAFAGGRQQAGNHWLDTGLGKLPPQALDLEEAVLGALMIEKDALSSVVDILKPETFYKEAHQRIYNAILTLFGNSDPIDLLTVTQQLRKTGEIELVGGGGFVSELTFRVNSAANIEYHARIVSEQALKRALIAMSSTILRDAYEDTTDVFELLDRTEQSLFKISESNIKKNYADMSTIVRMALNELETKKNQEGLTGVPSGFTNLDRVTSGWQPTELIILAARPAMGKTAFVVSALRNAAVDHGKPVAIFSLEMSSVQLVNRLISAEAEIDSEKIRKGTLAPHEWTQLHHKIQRLTEAPIFIDDTPALSILELRAKCRRLKAQHDIQMVVIDYLQLMSGDTSGGRAGGNREQEIASISRALKNLAKELNVPVIALSQLSRAVETRGGDKKPQLSDLRESGSIEQDADMVCFLYRPEYYNITQDENGNSTLGVGEVIIAKNRSGALDTIQLRFINKFTKFCDLDSYFEPVPTQGFAPDVNGLSSFDRAGDAGAPPSAGSVFKSKANNLSNFGNADPSQETPF; encoded by the coding sequence ATGGAGAACAACGCACGACCCAATCAACATCTTCGCAAACCGTCAGCATTTGCCGGTGGGCGCCAGCAGGCAGGTAATCACTGGCTCGACACGGGCCTTGGCAAGCTTCCCCCCCAGGCGCTCGATCTCGAAGAAGCGGTATTGGGCGCGCTGATGATCGAAAAAGATGCCCTCTCGTCGGTTGTCGACATTCTGAAGCCTGAAACGTTCTACAAGGAAGCCCACCAGCGGATCTACAATGCGATCCTGACGCTGTTCGGCAACTCGGACCCCATCGACCTGCTGACCGTTACGCAGCAGCTCCGCAAAACGGGTGAAATTGAATTGGTAGGTGGCGGTGGCTTCGTCTCGGAGCTTACGTTCCGGGTTAACTCGGCCGCCAACATCGAGTACCACGCCCGGATTGTATCCGAGCAGGCACTCAAACGGGCGCTCATCGCCATGTCGTCCACGATCCTGCGCGATGCCTACGAAGACACCACCGACGTTTTCGAACTCCTCGACCGCACGGAACAGTCGCTCTTCAAGATTTCGGAATCGAACATCAAGAAGAACTACGCCGACATGAGTACCATCGTGCGGATGGCGCTGAATGAGCTGGAGACCAAGAAAAATCAGGAAGGATTAACGGGAGTACCCTCCGGCTTTACCAACCTCGACCGGGTCACCTCGGGCTGGCAGCCTACCGAATTGATCATCCTGGCGGCCCGGCCGGCCATGGGTAAAACCGCGTTTGTGGTCAGTGCGCTCCGCAACGCAGCCGTCGACCATGGGAAACCCGTCGCTATCTTCTCGCTGGAGATGTCGTCGGTACAGCTGGTAAACCGGCTTATCTCGGCCGAAGCCGAGATCGACTCCGAGAAAATCCGGAAAGGTACGCTGGCCCCCCACGAGTGGACCCAGTTGCACCACAAGATACAGCGGCTCACCGAGGCTCCCATTTTTATCGACGACACGCCCGCTCTTTCCATCTTGGAACTGCGGGCCAAATGCCGCCGTCTGAAGGCGCAACACGACATCCAGATGGTGGTTATTGACTACCTCCAGCTCATGTCGGGCGACACCTCGGGTGGCCGCGCGGGGGGTAACCGCGAGCAGGAAATTGCGTCGATTTCACGGGCCCTGAAAAACCTGGCCAAAGAACTGAACGTACCGGTCATTGCCCTGTCGCAGTTGAGCCGGGCCGTTGAAACCCGGGGTGGCGACAAAAAACCACAGCTATCCGACTTGCGGGAATCGGGATCGATTGAGCAGGATGCTGACATGGTCTGCTTCCTCTACCGCCCTGAATACTACAACATTACGCAGGATGAAAACGGAAACTCGACGCTGGGCGTCGGCGAAGTAATCATTGCTAAAAACCGTAGTGGTGCGCTGGACACGATCCAGCTTCGGTTCATCAACAAGTTCACCAAGTTCTGCGACCTGGACTCTTATTTCGAACCCGTACCCACGCAGGGCTTTGCTCCCGACGTTAACGGTCTCAGCAGCTTTGACCGGGCTGGTGATGCGGGGGCTCCTCCCTCAGCGGGCAGTGTCTTCAAGAGCAAAGCCAACAACCTTTCCAACTTCGGCAATGCCGATCCGAGTCAGGAAACCCCTTTCTAA